One genomic region from Lynx canadensis isolate LIC74 chromosome E1, mLynCan4.pri.v2, whole genome shotgun sequence encodes:
- the PROCA1 gene encoding protein PROCA1 isoform X1: MWVRTTLTMKRWTKEKAKDNTRAWDENSTDVNRLPSWERRHLLAGVASSTDASTFSEVCWPEDLPRPRQPVEGPGEFKDPDRCCWKHKQCTGHIIHPFTPDCGHRSLHLHSVSHCDCDSRVKDCSEKANSSSSRDVGPTCSRDVGSTCLNIIQSPCFELIPEEECVQRFWYGWCKSYRPVSVAVIHHPIHHDCGAEDLNEEEEEEEGEEEEEEEGSKPPIPTQVGPATTPADTGMGAVTGTPDSAAPITIWRSESPTGKSQGNKVIKKVKKKKEKEKDKEEETDEKAKLKKKAKKGKLIKKKSPVKSESPPPDLTRSISPRELARMSESSPDSREDLESEDSYNDPRREEPSSEDIVESSLPRKRENTAQAKKPRAKASPVKKVKRKSPPASNPNLS, translated from the exons ATGTGGGTCAGGACGACACTGACGATGAAAAGGTGGACTAAGGAAAAGGCTAAGGACAATACCAGAGCCTGGGATGAGAACAGCACTG ATGTAAACAGGTTACCCAGCTGGGAGAGACGACACCTGCTGGCTGGCGTGGCGTCTAGCACTGATGCGTCTACCTTCTCCGAAG TCTGCTGGCCCGAGGACCTTCCAAGACCCAGGCAGCCCGTGGAGGGCCCAG GTGAATTCAAGGACCCGGACAGGTGCTGCTGGAAACACAAACAGTGCACCGGGCACATCATCCACCCCTTCACCCCTGACTGTGGCCACCGTAGCCTGCACCTGCACTCTGTCAGCCACTGCGACTGTGATTCTAG GGTGAAGGACTGCTCAGAGAAGGCAAACAGCAGCAGCTCCCGAGACGTAGGCCCAACCTGCTCCCGAGATGTTGGCTCAACATGTTTAAACATCATCCAGTCCCCTTGCTTTGAGCTCATCCCAGAGGAAGAGTGTGTGCAGCGGTTCTGGTATGGCTG GTGCAAAAGCTATAGGCCTGTCTCTGTGGCAGTGATCCACCATCCCATCCACCATGACtgtggggcagaggatctgaatgaagaagaggaggaggaggagggggaggaagaggaggaggaagagggaagcaaGCCTCCCATCCCGACCCAGGTGGGGCCCGCCACCACACCCGCTGACACAGGCATGGGTGCAGTCACAGGTACCCCGGACTCAGCAGCTCCCATCACTATCTGGCGCTCTGAGAGCCCCACAGGGAAGTCCCAGGGCAATAAAGTGATCAAgaaggtaaagaagaaaaaagaaaaagagaaagacaaggaggaggagacagatgaGAAGGCAAAGCTGAAGAAAAAAGCCAAGAAGGGCAAACTGATTAAGAAGAAAAGCCCAGTTAAATCGGAATCTCCACCTCCAGACTTGACCCGATCAATAAGCCCAAGAGAGTTGGCCAGGATGTCAGAGTCCAGCCCAGACAGCCGGGAAGACCTGGAGAGTGAGGACAGTTACAATGACCCCAGGCGGGAGGAACCCTCCAGCGAGGATATTGTGGAGTCTTCATTgcccaggaagagagagaacacggCCCAGGCTAAGAAACCCAGGGCGAAGGCCTCACCAGTCAAGAAGGTCAAGAGGAAATCTCCCCCAGCATCAAACCCCAATCTCAGTTGA
- the RAB34 gene encoding ras-related protein Rab-34 isoform X1: MSHVLGLELRREAPPLLGPLLSSFPLPAGSWPSQILRSNHGSPSPVCLGKGPLEAAARRRVARESNLGDLDLDRFQPAWRRSRCPWGIWKGSQSWGSAVGRRGGEVGTAREAGSCRERGGGRPFSRNFRGSCYSARGGRAEWDARSCCGLGPRPPPPAARGPCSAIPEHTDPVRRGRSAPPGSSVMVGPPEPRVVVGSPRPRVIVGTIRPRVIVGSARARPPPDGTSRPHLAAEESPRPRVIFGTPRARVIVGSPRPRMIVSSPWPAVVVASPRPRAPGGSPWPRVIVGTPRSRVIVGSPRARVAGADQAPVPSRGSPQGRRRDEHSGAGAEGPRPGGAAPVPEEGGRFARAQRLQPPRHLRLPGAPDRHRGI; encoded by the exons ATGAGTCACGTCCTGGGCCTGGAGTTGAGGAGGGAAGCGCCGCCTCTCCTCgggccccttctctcctcctttcccctccccgcGGGTTCCTGGCCTAGCCAGATACTGCGCAGCAATCACGGTTCTCCATCACCAGTTTGCCTGGGTAAGGGTCCCCTTGAAGCCGCAGCCCGGCGCAGAGTCGCAAGGGAGAGCAACCTGGGAGACCTCGATCTGGACAGGTTCCAGCCTGCGTGGAGGCGGTCCCGGTGCCCGTGGGGTATCTGGAAGGGTAGCCAGAGCTGGGGCAGCgcagtggggaggagaggaggggaggttgGGACAGCCCGCGAGGCCGGGAGCTGccgggagaggggcggggggcggccctTCTCCAGGAATTTCCGGGGATCATGTTACAGCGCTCGCGGAGGGAGAGCTGAGTGGGACGCCAGGTCCTGCTGCGGTCTGGGACCCAGGCCCCCTCCTCCAGCAGCCCGCGGGCCTTGCAGCGCCATCCCTGAGCACACTGACCCCGTGCGGCGGGGCCGCTCCGCGCCCCCAGGCAGCTCTGTTATGGTAGGGCCGCCTGAACCCCGAGTTGTCGTCGGGTCACCGCGGCCCCGAGTCATTGTAGGCACTATCCGACCCCGAGTTATTGTGGGGTCTGCGCGGGCCCGGCCCCCTCCGGACGGGACTTCCCGCCCCCATTTGGCGGCGGAGGAGTCTCCCCGCCCCCGAGTCATCTTCGGGACCCCCCGGGCCCGGGTGATTGTGGGTTCGCCCCGGCCTCGGATGATTGTTTCATCCCCGTGGCCCGCTGTGGTCGTAGCGTCTCCGAGGCCGCGAGCTCCTGGAGGCTCCCCGTGGCCCAGAGTTATAGTCGGGACACCTCGGTCGCGGGTGATTGTCGGGTCTCCACGGGCCCGGGTCGCTGGGGCGGATCAGGCTCCAGTGCCTTCTCGGGGCTCCCCGCAAGGCCGTAGGCGAGATGAACATTCTGGCGCCGGTGCGGAGGGACCGCGTCCTGGCGGAGCTGCCCCAG TGCCTGAGGAAGGAGGCCGCTTTGCACGTGCACAGAGACTTCAACCCCCGCGTCACCTGCGCCTGCCAGGAGCACCGGACAGGCACCGTGGG ATTTAA
- the TLCD1 gene encoding TLC domain-containing protein 1, which produces MPPLLHPALPLLLSSTLTFRGLRRALCCLPLPAHVRADPLRTWRWHNLLVSFAHSIVSGIWALLCIWQTPELLVEIETAWSLSGYLLVCFSAGYFIHDTVDIVISHQARASWEYLVHHVMAMGAFFSGIFWSSFVGGGVLTLLVEVSNIFLTFRMMMKINNAQHLLLYRVNKYVNLVMYFLFRLAPQAYLTHYFLRYLGQRTLGTFLLGILLMLDIMILIYFSRLLRSDFCPQRVPSQQHKDKFLTE; this is translated from the exons ATGCCCCCACTGCTTCACCCCGCCCTGCCGCTGCTCCTGAGCTCCACGCTGACCTTCCGGGGGCTCCGGAGAGCGCTCTGCTGCCTGCCGCTGCCGGCGCACGTGCGCGCCGACCCCCTGCGCACCTGGCGCTGGCACAACCTGCTCGTCTCCTTCGCCCATTCCATCGTGTCTGGAATCTGGGCGCTGCTGTG TATATGGCAGACCCCGGAGTTGTTGGTGGAGATTGAGACGGCATGGTCGCTTTCTGGCTACCTGCTAGTTTGCTTCTCCGCAG gGTATTTCATCCACGACACGGTGGACATCGTGATTAGTCATCAAGCCCGAGCTTCTTGGGAATACCTGGTTCACCACGTCATG GCCATGGGTGCCTTCTTTTCAGGCATCTTTTGGAGCAGTTTTGTCGGTGGGGGAGTCCTAACATTGCTGGTGGAGGTCAGCAACATATTCCTCACCTTCCGCATGATGATGAAGATCAACAATGCCCAGCACCTTCTCCTCTACCGGGTCAACAAATACGTCAATTTGGTCATGTACTTTCTCTTCCGCCTGGCTCCTCAGGCCTACCTCACGCACTACTTCTTGCGTTATTTGGGCCAGAGGACTCTGGGCACATTTCTGCTGGGTATCCTGCTCATGCTGGACATCATGATCCTCATCTACTTTTCCCGTCTCCTCCGCTCAGACTTCTGCCCTCAGCGTGTCCCCAGCCAGCAACACAAAGACAAGTTTTTGACTGAGTGA
- the PROCA1 gene encoding protein PROCA1 isoform X2 has protein sequence MWVRTTLTMKRWTKEKAKDNTRAWDENSTDVNRLPSWERRHLLAGVASSTDASTFSEGEFKDPDRCCWKHKQCTGHIIHPFTPDCGHRSLHLHSVSHCDCDSRVKDCSEKANSSSSRDVGPTCSRDVGSTCLNIIQSPCFELIPEEECVQRFWYGWCKSYRPVSVAVIHHPIHHDCGAEDLNEEEEEEEGEEEEEEEGSKPPIPTQVGPATTPADTGMGAVTGTPDSAAPITIWRSESPTGKSQGNKVIKKVKKKKEKEKDKEEETDEKAKLKKKAKKGKLIKKKSPVKSESPPPDLTRSISPRELARMSESSPDSREDLESEDSYNDPRREEPSSEDIVESSLPRKRENTAQAKKPRAKASPVKKVKRKSPPASNPNLS, from the exons ATGTGGGTCAGGACGACACTGACGATGAAAAGGTGGACTAAGGAAAAGGCTAAGGACAATACCAGAGCCTGGGATGAGAACAGCACTG ATGTAAACAGGTTACCCAGCTGGGAGAGACGACACCTGCTGGCTGGCGTGGCGTCTAGCACTGATGCGTCTACCTTCTCCGAAG GTGAATTCAAGGACCCGGACAGGTGCTGCTGGAAACACAAACAGTGCACCGGGCACATCATCCACCCCTTCACCCCTGACTGTGGCCACCGTAGCCTGCACCTGCACTCTGTCAGCCACTGCGACTGTGATTCTAG GGTGAAGGACTGCTCAGAGAAGGCAAACAGCAGCAGCTCCCGAGACGTAGGCCCAACCTGCTCCCGAGATGTTGGCTCAACATGTTTAAACATCATCCAGTCCCCTTGCTTTGAGCTCATCCCAGAGGAAGAGTGTGTGCAGCGGTTCTGGTATGGCTG GTGCAAAAGCTATAGGCCTGTCTCTGTGGCAGTGATCCACCATCCCATCCACCATGACtgtggggcagaggatctgaatgaagaagaggaggaggaggagggggaggaagaggaggaggaagagggaagcaaGCCTCCCATCCCGACCCAGGTGGGGCCCGCCACCACACCCGCTGACACAGGCATGGGTGCAGTCACAGGTACCCCGGACTCAGCAGCTCCCATCACTATCTGGCGCTCTGAGAGCCCCACAGGGAAGTCCCAGGGCAATAAAGTGATCAAgaaggtaaagaagaaaaaagaaaaagagaaagacaaggaggaggagacagatgaGAAGGCAAAGCTGAAGAAAAAAGCCAAGAAGGGCAAACTGATTAAGAAGAAAAGCCCAGTTAAATCGGAATCTCCACCTCCAGACTTGACCCGATCAATAAGCCCAAGAGAGTTGGCCAGGATGTCAGAGTCCAGCCCAGACAGCCGGGAAGACCTGGAGAGTGAGGACAGTTACAATGACCCCAGGCGGGAGGAACCCTCCAGCGAGGATATTGTGGAGTCTTCATTgcccaggaagagagagaacacggCCCAGGCTAAGAAACCCAGGGCGAAGGCCTCACCAGTCAAGAAGGTCAAGAGGAAATCTCCCCCAGCATCAAACCCCAATCTCAGTTGA
- the RAB34 gene encoding ras-related protein Rab-34 isoform X2 codes for MNILAPVRRDRVLAELPQCLRKEAALHVHRDFNPRVTCACQEHRTGTVGFKISKVIVVGDLSVGKTCLINRFCKDTFDKNYKATIGVDFEMERFEVLGVPFSLQLWDTAGQERFKCIASTYYRGAQAIIIVFNLNDVASLEHTKQWLADALKENDPSSVLLFLVGSKKDLSTPAQYMLMEKDALKVAQEMKAEYWAVSSLTGENVREFFFRVAALTFEANVLAELEKSGARRIGDVVRINSDDSNLYLTANKKKPTCCP; via the exons ATGAACATTCTGGCGCCGGTGCGGAGGGACCGCGTCCTGGCGGAGCTGCCCCAG TGCCTGAGGAAGGAGGCCGCTTTGCACGTGCACAGAGACTTCAACCCCCGCGTCACCTGCGCCTGCCAGGAGCACCGGACAGGCACCGTGGG ATTTAAGATCTCCAAAGTCATTGTGGTGGGGGACCTGTCCGTAGGGAAGACTTGTCTCATTAATAG GTTCTGCAAAGATACTTTTGATAAGAATTACAAGGCCACCATTGGAGTGGACTTTGAGATGGAACGATTTGAGGTGTTGGGCGTCCCCTTCAGTCTGCAGCT CTGGGATACTGCTGGACAGGAGAGGTTCAAATGCATTGCATCAACCTATTACCGAGGGGCTCAAG CCATCATCATCGTCTTCAACCTGAATGATGTGGCCTCCCTGGAACATACCAA GCAGTGGCTAGCTGATGCACTCAAGGAGAACGACCCTTCCAGTGTGCTTCTCTTCCTCGTGGGTTCCAAGAAGGACTTGAGT ACTCCTGCTCAGTATATGCTAATGGAGAAAGACGCACTCAAGGTGGCCCAAGAGATGAAGGCTGAGTACTGGGCGGTCTCATCTCTCACTG GTGAAAATGTCCGGGAATTCTTCTTCCGTGTGGCGGCACTGACCTTTGAGGCCAACGTGCTGGCTGAGCTGGAGAAATCGGGGGCCCGGCGCATTGGGGATGTTGTCC GCATCAACAGTGATGACAGCAACCTTTACCTAACTGCCAACAAGAAGAAGCCCACGTGCTGCCCGTGA
- the RAB34 gene encoding ras-related protein Rab-34 isoform X3, whose translation MSHVLGLELRREAPPLLGPLLSSFPLPAGSWPSQILRSNHGSPSPCLLGAPRKAVGEMNILAPVRRDRVLAELPQCLRKEAALHVHRDFNPRVTCACQEHRTGTVGFKISKVIVVGDLSVGKTCLINRFCKDTFDKNYKATIGVDFEMERFEVLGVPFSLQLWDTAGQERFKCIASTYYRGAQAIIIVFNLNDVASLEHTKQWLADALKENDPSSVLLFLVGSKKDLSTPAQYMLMEKDALKVAQEMKAEYWAVSSLTGENVREFFFRVAALTFEANVLAELEKSGARRIGDVVRINSDDSNLYLTANKKKPTCCP comes from the exons ATGAGTCACGTCCTGGGCCTGGAGTTGAGGAGGGAAGCGCCGCCTCTCCTCgggccccttctctcctcctttcccctccccgcGGGTTCCTGGCCTAGCCAGATACTGCGCAGCAATCACGGTTCTCCATCACCA TGCCTTCTCGGGGCTCCCCGCAAGGCCGTAGGCGAGATGAACATTCTGGCGCCGGTGCGGAGGGACCGCGTCCTGGCGGAGCTGCCCCAG TGCCTGAGGAAGGAGGCCGCTTTGCACGTGCACAGAGACTTCAACCCCCGCGTCACCTGCGCCTGCCAGGAGCACCGGACAGGCACCGTGGG ATTTAAGATCTCCAAAGTCATTGTGGTGGGGGACCTGTCCGTAGGGAAGACTTGTCTCATTAATAG GTTCTGCAAAGATACTTTTGATAAGAATTACAAGGCCACCATTGGAGTGGACTTTGAGATGGAACGATTTGAGGTGTTGGGCGTCCCCTTCAGTCTGCAGCT CTGGGATACTGCTGGACAGGAGAGGTTCAAATGCATTGCATCAACCTATTACCGAGGGGCTCAAG CCATCATCATCGTCTTCAACCTGAATGATGTGGCCTCCCTGGAACATACCAA GCAGTGGCTAGCTGATGCACTCAAGGAGAACGACCCTTCCAGTGTGCTTCTCTTCCTCGTGGGTTCCAAGAAGGACTTGAGT ACTCCTGCTCAGTATATGCTAATGGAGAAAGACGCACTCAAGGTGGCCCAAGAGATGAAGGCTGAGTACTGGGCGGTCTCATCTCTCACTG GTGAAAATGTCCGGGAATTCTTCTTCCGTGTGGCGGCACTGACCTTTGAGGCCAACGTGCTGGCTGAGCTGGAGAAATCGGGGGCCCGGCGCATTGGGGATGTTGTCC GCATCAACAGTGATGACAGCAACCTTTACCTAACTGCCAACAAGAAGAAGCCCACGTGCTGCCCGTGA
- the RPL23A gene encoding 60S ribosomal protein L23a: MAPKAKKEAPAPPKAEAKAKALKAKKAVLKGVHSHKKKKIRTSPTFRRPKTLRLRRQPKYPRKSAPRRNKLDHYAIIKFPLTTESAMKKIEDNNTLVFIVDVKANKHQIKQAVKKLYDIDVAKVNTLIRPDGEKKAYVRLAPDYDALDVANKIGII; the protein is encoded by the exons ATGGCGCCGAAGGCGAAGAAGGAAG cccctgcccctcccaaagCCGAAGCCAAAGCAAAGGCCTTGAAGGCCAAGAAAGCAGTGCTGAAAGGCGTCcacagtcataaaaaaaagaagatccgTACGTCACCCACATTCCGACGGCCCAAGACACTGCGTCTCCGAAGACAGCCCAAATATCCTCGAAAGAGCGCCCCCAGGAGAAACAA GCTTGACCACTATGCCATCATCAAGTTCCCCCTGACTACAGAGTCGgccatgaagaaaatagaagacaacaaCACTCTTGTGTTCATTGTGGATGTCAAGGCCAACAAGCACCAGATCAAACAGGCCGTGAAGAAACTCTATGACATTGATGTGGCCAAGGTCAACACTCTGATCAG GCCcgatggagaaaagaaagcatatgttcGACTGGCTCCTGACTATGATGCTTTGGATGTTGCCAACAAA attggGATCATCTAA